The genomic window GACTACCCCCACAACACGCCAACGCTTGCCACCGATGGCTACAACGGCGATGACATGATCGTCCGCGACATCCGGCTCAAGCGTGGAGGCAACGTCTACTACCTCGCCTCCGCGCCGACCTCTGCCGTGGGTGACCATGTCAGGCGCGAGCATCGACTCGGTGACGTGGTGGTGGCCGGCACCCACGACCTGGAGGTCCGGTCCCTGGCCGTCGACCTCAGCTGTGAGGTGGTGTGGGACCCGGCCTCGCCGCCTGCCAACCTTGGATTCGAAGTATGCAGGGCACCAGGTGGCGGCAGGCACGTCGCCGCGGGCGCCTTCCTGGGTGGTCCCTTCGCCTACGTCAACCGCCGCCCCACGATCAACCCCACGGCCGGCGAAACCCAAACCCTGGTGGACCCTGCCGTGGGCAGTCTTGCGCTGCGCATCCTGGTGGATCGCACCAGCGTGGAAATGTTCGTCGGTGACGGGCGCGTGGTCCATTCACATCGGGTATTTCCCCTTGAAGGCGATGACGGTATCCGCCTTTATGCCCATGAAGGATCGGCCACGTTCCGGAACCTGACCCTCCGGGAGCTCAAGGTCACCCCATAGACCGATGCTGAGCCGGTGACGGCTGGCCAGCGTCCAACGACAAAGGGCAGGACCACCTTCCTGGTGGCCCTGCCCTTTGCTGCGTAGGGTGCGTTTCCTGCGCCCGCGGTTCGGGCTTCCTGTTGCGATGGTGTGCAGGTGCCGTCCCCTACGCATGCCGAACTCTTCTTCGGCAGTCCATGAGGTCCTGGACTACATGATTCCGGTGGGAACCAGCAGGGCCCAAGCCAGGGCGGGTGCCACCAGGACTACGCCGCCGGCGTACATCATCAGTTGCTTATACACGCGCTGGCGATCGTCTTCGCGGGCATTGGCCACAACCAACGCTCCGTCGGTGGAGAAGGGAGAGACGTCAACGACGGTTGCGGCGATGGCCAGGGCAGCCACGGTGCCTGACGCGCTGAGTGAACTGGTCGCAAGCAACGGCCCGGCCAGCGGGATAAATGCGGTCAGCAGGGCAGTTGAGGAGGCGAAGGCCGAGCCGACTCCGATTACGTAGCAGAGAACAAGGGCAATGAGCAGCGGGGCTCCGAGCGCCAGGGCTTGCTCGGCCAGCGTGTCGATGACGCCGACGTGCTGCAGCAAGGACACGTAGGTGATCATGCCGGCGACCAGCAGCACCGTTGACCATGAAACTCCGCCGATGAACGTCTGGTGCTCCTTGATGTTGACCAGGGCCAGGAGGAGTCCGGCAGAGAGGGCGACGAAGCCGATGGGCATGTGGAAGCCCAAGGCGCACACAAGCATTGCCGCGATCAGGCCCAGGGTGAGGATCTGCTGGCCGTGGGGCCGGGTGCTGCGTGCCTCGAGGTCGGCATGCTGGCCCGCGGCGCCGTCGCGAAGTTTGCCCAGGAGGGCGAACAGCACCACGGTGAGGACCGAGAGGATGAGGTTCAGCGCGAAGCTCGCGCCGAAAAGGGCACCTTGGGAGATCGGGAAGCCGTTCTTCACGGCAATGTCATGGACCAGTACGCCTGCCACGGACAAGGGGGAGAACCCTCCGGCATGGGCCCCATTGATGATGAAGGCGCCCATCAGGACTGGGTGGATCCGTGATTCGTAGGCCAGTCCAATGGCTGCAGGCGCCAGCAGGGCGACGGCTGCGGGGGAGAACGTGCCCAGGGCGGTCAGTGATGCTGCCAGCAGGAAGAATACCCATGGCAAAAGCAACGTTTTGCCTCGAACCGCACGGACGCAGTTCTGGACGATGATGTCGATGGTCCCGTTCCTCTGGGCCATGCTGAAGAAGTACGTGACGCCAATGATGGTGATGACGATGTTTGACGGGAAATCGGCCAGGATCTCCTTATCGGTCATGCCCAGCATGAAGTAGCCGACACCGAAGGAGGCCACCAGCCCCATCACGCCAATGTTCAGCGGCCACTTGGTGGCGACGACGAACATCACCACCAGGATGACCAGCGGGATGATCTGGGTGGCAGTCATGGTCGGCTCCGATTCCGGGGTAGCCGCCGGGTTGAAGATGGCACCCCCGAACAGGATGGCGACCAAGCCCAGGATCACGGAAGCGGCAACCGTTAGAAGCAGGATACGGCGGCGGCGGTTGGGACTGCTGGAACTCCGGTCCCGGATTTCGCTCTCGACTTTGGGAGCTGGTTGGTACGTAGTCTTAGCCATGATGGTTTCTCCTCATTGAGTGGCTGATGCAAGCGAGGCTTCGACGGCACTGCCGAGAGTCTCCGGGAGGTGAATGATGCTGGTGGCGATGGTGCGGGCAGTCCGGTCGACGCCCACCAGGAGTGAACCGTCGCGTTGCTCGGTCCAGGTCTCGATCACGCCGGCCGGCGTCCGGAGTTTCAGGGTGGGGTAAGAAACGGTGCCCGTGATCCCGTTCAGCACCGTTCCTGGGGTGCGGGCGGCCAATGTCAAAGCGATGCTGCCCGTGATGGCCAGTGCCGGATGTGGCTTGCCCATGGAAAGCATCATGACGTTGACGTCACCTACGGGGTCGTTGCTGCTGGGTGCGGCCACGATCGCAAGCTTGGGAACGGCCCGCGCCGCCTGGGAGGGGCTCGTTGCCAAACCCATACGGACCGCCGCCTGGCGTCGGATAACGTCCAAGGTGTCCAGTTGCAGTTCCACCCCTGCGCCCCAGGTGTCATAGCGCGAAGTGTCCAGTCCCAACTCTTCTGCGCGGACCATGACAACTGGCGCACCGGCGTCGACCATTGATACGGTCCACCGCGTGCCTCCTGCGAGGATGACGTCCGTCGGCGCGCCGGTAGGAAGGAGCTTCCCGGTGGTTTTTCCTGCCGGATCAAAGAAGCCGAGGCCCACCCTGTAACCGGGAAAAACGACGCCGGGCATTTCCGCATCCGGAACGATCGGCAGGGCGCCATTGGGGGTGGAAACCCGCTGGATGATGATCTGGCCCGTGTTGGTGTTGCGGGTGACGATGCGGGTGGAATCGCCGTCGGGCGACACCCAGCCCTTTTCGATGGCGTACAGGCCCACAACTGCGGAGCAGTTGCCACAGTTGCTGCCCCAGTCCACGGCTGCCTCTTCGATGCCTACCTGCGCGAAGGTGAATTCGACATCCACGTCTTCGTCCTCGGGCCGGCTGAGGATCATCGCTTTGCTGGTGGTGGAAGTGGCCCCACCAACGCCGTCGATCTGGCGGGAGTCCGGGCTTCCGAAGAGCCTGGGAAGCAGCTCGTTGACGTCGGTGCCGGTTTGTTCCAGATGCGCAGTTTCAAAGACCCAGCACTTACTGGTACCTCCGCGCATCCATTCCGCTTCTATCTTCATGGTGTTCCCTGCATCTCGTTGATGTTGTTCCTGTTACGAGGATGATCCGGATCACAAATGAAGACAATGTTGGATATCTAGAGGGGGTTGTAGCCTTGCTTCATTCATTGCGGCTAAAGTGTCTAGCGGAGGAAAGCGTGCCTGTCTCTGGGCGATGCGGTCCGCGGAATGGCTGCTCTATGCCGAGTAAATGCAGTGAATGAACGGTTAAAACAGGAGTGTGAAGGCATGCTTAACGACGACACCCCGGAATTATTCGACATCAGAAGGCTCGCGTTGCTGGTGGAAGTCGTCGAGCAGGGATCCATTACTGCTGCAGCCGATACCATGCTCTACACTCCCTCGGCCGTTTCACAGCAACTGCGCAAGCTTGAGCAAGAGGTCGGCCAGCCGTTGCTGAACCGACGTTCGCGCGGCGTTGTTCCCACCGAGGCAGGCCAGATACTCGCAGGGCATGCCCGGAAAATTGTGGGCCAGATGCGGGCGGCCCGGTCCGACCTGGACCAAATCGCAGGCTTGAACCGCGGTTCGCTGACCATTGGTACCTTTCCCACACTCGCGGGATCATTTCTGCCCCTGGTCATCAGGGCATTCAAGAAGCGGTACCCGGCCATTGGCCTCTCCGTGCGCAGCGCACGCTTTGACGAGTTGGTCTCGGACCTTCAGTCAGGAGTGACGGGATTGTGTTTGCTGTGGGACTACCCCTGGAACCGGTTCAACGATGAATCCATCCGCATCACCGAGGTCTTCCAGGAGAGCACAGTGATTTTGGTGGCCAAGGGACACCCCTTGGCCGACCGGGAGCAAGTGGAGATGGGAGAACTCCGGAAGGAGTCATGGATAGTCCGCGCGGAAGCGCATCCGGTGGTTGAAGTGCTTCAACGTTCAGCACATGTTGCCGGCTTTGAGCCGAACATCGGCTTTTTGGCGAACGATTACCAGGAGGCGCAGGCCATGGTCAGCGTGGGTATGGGGGTGGCGATGGTGCCCAAAACGGCGGTGGCCTTGCAGCACCCCGATGTCCGCGTCCTCAGCCTTGGCCCCGATGCGCCCTTGCGTCGGGTACTCCTGGCCCAGCGCCAGGACAAGGTGTATGCCCCCGCGGAAGTGGCTTTCCACTCGACGCTCGTGGAAATAGCGCGGGCGCGGGGGCATGACTACCTCTAGTCAATGGCCGGCGTCAGAACCGGCCTGCTTCCTTGCGGACTTTTCGGCGTCCTTCCCAGCACGCACTGCTTCTGCCTCGTGCTGCTCTTCGGCCTTTTCCTGGTGGATGACTTCGGCAAAGAGTTTTTCCATTTCTTTGGCCACGCCGGCCGCCGAGGCAGGATTCTGGCCCGTGACAAGGCGGCCGTCAACCGCCACCTTCTCCTCAAAGACCCCCGCGGAGACGTGGCGCGCCCCCTGTTCCTCAAGCCGGTCTGCAAGGAAGAAGGGAATGACCTTGTCTTTGCCTGCAGCCACTTCTTCGTCATTGGTAAACGCTGCCACGTCGCGGCCCTCGACCAGCCGGAATCCGTTGTCCAGTTCTACGTTCACCAGTCCGGCCGGCCCGTGGCATACGGCACCCACCAGGCCGCCGGCGTTGTAAATGCCGGCCACCAGATTCTGCAGGCCTTCGCTGTCGGGGAAGTCCCACATGGTGCCGTGGCCACCCACGAGGTAGATGGCATCGTATTGGGCGGGATCGACGACGTCGACGCGGGCGGTGTTGTACAGCCCTGCGCGCGTTGTCTCGTCCTGGGTGAAGGCAACCTGGATGGGATCGTTTTCGTCCACTTCATCGCGTGGAGGCTGGCCTCCTTTGATGGACGCAAAATCGACGAAGTGGCCTGAATCTTTGAAGACCTTCCAGGGGTGGGCGGCTTCGGCCACGTTGTAGCCGGTTTTCTCTCCCGTGTCGCCGAGCTCGGAAACGCTGGTTACTACCATGAGGATTTTCTTCATGAAGTGCTCCTTTCGTCCACCTTCCACCCTACGCCCACCGCTTTTCGGCCCTTTCTTGGGCCCTTGGCTTCAGACTCTGGCCGGCTTTGGCAGGCGCCGGGGCCTCGTGAGGGCATCTTGAGGTCGGCCCTGGTGTTGTCGCATGCTTGAGGTATTCCCTGGACCAGGAGAGTGAGTGACATGCCCAAGACCGGCAAGAACGATCACGCCCGAAAAAACGAGTTGCCCTCAACCCTTCAGCGCTCGGACCAGAAAGCCCAGGACACGTTCGCCAAGACCTACGACTCCGCGATGGAATCCTACGACGGCGATGAGAGCAGGGCCGCCCGCACGGCCTTCGCATCGCTGAAGCACAGCTACGAGAAGGTTGGCGACCATTGGGAACCCAAGGAAGAACGTGGACCTTCCGATGACCATGCGGTGGAAGGGGCCAGCTCTGACAAACCCACTGCCGGCGGAGTGGACGCCAATGCTTCCAAGGAGCACCTCTACCGGCGGGCCCGCGAGCTGGACATCAAGGGGCGCTCAACCATGGATAAGGATGAGCTGATCCACGCACTGCAGAAGGCCAATGACGCCGTTACCAGAAAGGCCCGGGAAGGCTGATCCGGAGTGCCCATGCCGTGGCGCCCTGGTGATGGTCCGGCTTGTTCAAACTGCCTCGATGAACTGCCCTGACGAAAACTGGCGGGTGATGTCGGGCACATTATGACGCGCCTGCGAAGCCGGCCGTTTTTGGTGTTGCGTGGGAGGTAAGGCTAACCTAAATAGTCTCTACTTCCCCATGCCCTCCCGTTCCGGGCATACATCGCAGGCGGTTCCTTTGCGCACACTCAGCCTTCCCACAGCAGCCCTTGGGGTCGCTGCACTTCTCGCCCTGACCGGTTGCGGCCTCAGCGGTGGACAGACAGCCAGCACCGAAAAGGTGGCCGATACCAACCAGCGCATCGTCGTGGACAACTTCCGGGCCCCCGTGGCCAACTGGGCGTTGGAGTCCGACGCCGCGTACATCCTCTCGCTGTCCGGCTGCCTGGAAACCTTGACCAAGTACGACTCCGCCCAGGGCAAAGTGGTCCCGTTCCTTGCCACTGAGTGGAAGCAGGTCTCACCCCTGGAGTGGGACTTCACCATCCGCGAAGGCGTGAAGTTCCAGGACGGCACCGATCTCACGGCGGAGGCGGTCGCCGCCTCGCTGAACTCCGTCCTGAAGGCCAAAGTCCCTGCCCGGGCGTTCAGCCCGGCCATCGTCACTGCCGTCCAGGCCACGGACGCCAAAACCGTTCGCGTGACCACCCCGGCGGAGAACCCACTGGTGCCGTTCCGCCTGGCGAGCGTCAACACCGGCATTCTCGCCCCTGCCGCCTACGCAGGTGCCACGATTGATCCTTTCGGTCACTGCACCGGCCCGTTCACGCCGGTATCGGAAAAGGCAAAGCAGTCCTTGACGCTTGACCGCAACGAGAACTACTGGGGCGGAAAGGTGCAATTGGCGGGCGCCGAGGTCCGCTTCATCACCAACGGAGCTACCCGTGCGGCCCAAGTACAGACCGGCGAAGCGGACATTTCCCTATCCATCCCGGCTTCTGCGCTGTCCACCCTTGAAAGCGCACCTGATGTTTCGGTCCTGAAGGCAGATTCGCCCCGCACGGCCACCTTGTACATGAACAACGGCCGGGCACCTTTCAACAACGTCGATTTCCGCAAGGCACTCCGGTCCGCATTGGACCTGGAAGCTTTGGCAGCCAGCGTCTACGAAGGCGCGGCGCTGCCTGCCACCGGTCCTTTCGCGCCCTCCGAGCCCTGGGCGTCCAGCGAAGCCAAGGCGCCCAAGCAGAACCTGGACGAAGCGAAGAAACTCCTGGCCGATGCCGGTTACACCGCGGACAAACCGCTGGAGATCATCGCCATTGTGGAGCGGGCAGAGTTCGCCGACGTAGCAACAGTGATCCAGGACAACCTCAAGGACATCGGTGTACCGGTGACCATCCAGGCCAAGGAATACGCCTCGGCTGAACCGGACGTCCTGGCCGGGAACTATGACATGATCCTGAGCCAGCGCAACCGGCTCATCGACATCGCAGATCCCATTGGTTTCCTGACGGCCGATTACACCTGCAAGGGGACGTACAACCTGAGCCACTTCTGCAACGAGGACTACGACGCCATCATCGCCGAAGCAGCCAAGACCTCCAACACCGAGGAACGGTACAAGCTGTATGCCAAAGCCGGTCAACTCCTTAACGACCAAGCCGTGAACCTCTGGCTGGTCAATGAACAAGCCACGGACGCTGTCCGCAGCAACGTCCTGTCCTACGCCCAGGATCCGCTGTCCCGGTATGTCCTGACTGCGCAGACGGCCAAGGCCGGCTCCTAGCAACGGGCCGGGACAAGCTAGAAGCGTATGATCACCTTCCTTGCGAGGCGGACGGCGACCCTGGTGGTCGCCGTCCTGCTGTCGTCTTTCGCCGTCTTCCTGATTCCGTATGTGACTCCGGGCGATCCTGTCAGGAAAATCATCCGTTCCAGGGTGGCAGGAGATGTCGTTGATGAGGCAACGGTCCAGGCACTGGCGGACAGCCTGGGATTGAACGATCCCCTTCCCGCCCAATATCTGCGGTGGCTGGGTGATTTCTTCACCGGTGACATGGGGTTGTCCCACATCAGCCGGACACCGGTGATCGATCAAGTGATGCCTGCTTTGGGGATCACCGTCAGCCTTGTCCTGGTGGCCTTGGGCGCTGCTTTAGTGGTGTCCCTGCCGTTGGGGATCGTGGCGGCCCTGAAGCAAGGCAGCAAAACCGACAAACTCATCACTACCGTCACGCAGTCTTTCATTGCCATGCCGGAATACTGGCTGGCACCCCTGCTGGTGCTGGTCTTTGCACTGAGGCTTGCCTGGCTTCCTTCGGCAGGGTGGAACACGGCGTCCTCCATCGTCCTGCCCGCCGCGACGCTGGCCCTGCGCCCTATCAGCTTCTTCACGTCAGCAGTCCGCTCGGGCATGATCGATGCCCTGGAAGCCGAACACATCCAGGCGGCCCGGGCCCGGGGCCTCAGCCACGTCCAGACGGTCCTGCAGCATGTGATTCCCAACGGACTGGTTCCCTTGTCCACTTTGTTCGCGGTGTGGTTCGCGGGGCTTCTGGGAGGTTCGGTGATTGTGGAGGTAATCTTCGCAATCCCCGGCATGGGACGGCTCCTCTACGACGCCGTGGTCAATAGTGACATCCCCCTGGCGCAGGGAGGCGTGGTGGTTGTGGTGGCGTTGGCCGTTGCCATCACCACTCTGGCGGACTTCCTGCACCGGATTCTGAGCCCAAAGGTGAGTGGCGCCCTTGCGTAAACGGTCAGTGCTCGACGGCGCCGCCGTCGTTATTCTTGTCCTGATAGTCGCCGCCGTGGCGGCTGCGCCGTGGTTGGCGCCTTTTCCTCCGGAGGACCAGAACCTCGCTGTGCGGCTTGCGCCGCCCAGTGCCACACACTGGCTGGGGACAGACCACCTCGGGCGGGATACGCTGAGCCGCTTGCTCGACGGCGGTCGGTTCTCCCTGGTGGTGGCGGCACTGGCTACCCTCCTGACGGGGATCATCGGGTTGGGGATCGGTGTGCTCAGCGCCCGGCGGAAGGGTTGGGTAGATGAACTGTTCACCCGTACCAATGACGTTTTGTTGGCGCTGCCGGAGATGGTGGTGGCATTGTTCATCGTTGCTGCCATGGGCACCGGATTTACGTCGCTGCTGGTCGCGTTGACGGTGACAGGGTGGACGCCCTTTGCCCGCCTGGCGCGGACATTGGCCTATGACGTCTCTGCGCGCGGCTTCGTCGAAGCAGCGCGTGTGGTGGGCTGTTCGCCGTCGTTCATTGTGTTCCGCCACATCATCCCGCACCTCGCCGCCCCCATGCTGGGGCAGGCGACGCTGCGTTTCGGGCAGCTCCTGATCAGCGTGGGAGCCCTGTCCTACCTGGGCCTGGGCGTTCAGCCGCCGCAATCGGACTGGGGTTCGATGGTGGCAGCGGCCCAGCCATACGCGGAGCGGGCGCCGTGGGGGATTGTTGCTCCGGGACTCACCATCTTCCTGGTTGCCCTTTGTGTCACGCTGATCGGTCAGCGGACATCACGGCGGGCAGCCGATCCGGTGGATGTCCTGGTGGTGGAGGGCCAGCATGCCTGAGCTGGTGATCGAGGACCTGACGGTGGTGGGTGCCGACGCCGCGCGCCCGGTCCTTTCCGGCGTGAGCCTTGCAGTACATCCCGGCGAGTTTGTAGCGCTCGTGGGCGGTTCGGGGTCGGGCAAGACCATGACTGCCCGGTCCGTCCTGCAGTTGCTGCCGGAGCAGTTGCGGATTGCTTCGGGGTCCATCCATGTGGGCTCCATTGACGTGACCTGTGCCCCTGAAGGTGAACTGAACCGCATCCGGGGTGGCCGGCTGGGGATGCTGTTCCAACAGCCCAAGAAGATGTTCAACCCCAATAAGACCATCCGCGCCCATCTCAGGGAACCACTGCGTCTCCATTCAGGCCTGCGCGGTAAAGCTGCGGACGCCAAGGTGCTGGAGCTGTTGGGTGAAGTGGGATTCGAGGATCCGCAGTGGGGCGCCAGGTCCTACCCGCATCAACTTTCCGGTGGCATGGCCCAGCGTGCAATGACAGCCATGGCCTTGGCGGGCCAGCCTGGAATCCTGCTTGCCGACGAGCCGACGTCCGCGCTGGACAAGGTCCTGGAACGCCAGATCCTGCAGTTGCTGGACCGCGAACGGAGCCAGCGCGGACTGGGAATTCTCTACATCACCCACAACCTGGCTTCCGTTGCGGCCTTTGCTGACCGAGTGTTGGTGATGGACGCAGGGAAGATCGTGGAGTCCGGCACTACCGAAGAAGTGTTGGGAAGTCCGAGGACGCCCTACACGCAGAGGCTCCTGGAAGCCTCGAACCTACTGCCATCGGGGACTGTGAAGCAGCCGAAGCCGGGCCCCGCTGTCCTCACCCTGAACGGCGTGGTGAAGAACTTCGGACGAAGCAGGCGGGGCCGCACTCCAGCGCTGGATGCTGTTTCCCTTGAACTGAACAAGGGCGAGATCCTCGGGGTGCTCGGCCAGTCAGGATCGGGGAAAAGCACCCTCGCCCGGTCCATCGTCGGTCTTGAAGGAATCAGCAGCGGCAGCATCACCCGGGCTCTGTCGGCAGGCCGCCTTACGGATAACACTGCCGTCCAATTGGTGTTCCAGGAACCACACGACGCCTTCGACCCGCGCATGACGCTCCGCGCCAGCCTGGAAGCACCTTTACCGCGGGAACTTTCAGCGGGCTTGAAAACGCAGCGGCTGAACGATGCCATGACCGAGGTGGAATTGGACCCCGCGCTGCTGGACAGGCGCCCCGGCCAATGCTCCGGAGGCCAGTTGCAGCGGGTCACCATCGCCAGGGCACTCCTGCTGGAGCCCGAGGTGCTCATTTGCGACGAAGCAACCTCTGCCCTGGATGCCCTGACACAGAGAACCATCCTTGATCTGCTGCAACGCCTGCACCGCGAACGGGGACTCTCCCTGATGATGATCACCCACGACATGGACGTGGTCCGCCACATGTGCCAGCGCGTAGCCGTCCTTTACCAAGGGCGGTTGGTGGAGCTGACGGACACGGACAAGTTCTTCACTGACCCCCAGCACCACCACAGCAAAGACTTGGTCTCGGCAGCGATTCCCTGCAGGGGATTGCATCTGAAAAAGATGAGGACACCCCTGCACGGGCAGGGAGCAAGCGCCAACTCAAATACCGCGTGAACCGATGCCTGGGTTCCGCAAAAAGATCATCATGCTTACTATTGTGGGGCGGCGCGTGATGTCAGAGCTGCAGAGCACACATTGGAGCGGACATGGCACTGAGCAAGGGAACCCACGTGGAGTGGAATACCTCCCAAGGAAAGACGCACGGAAAGATCCTGGAAAAGAAGACCAGCGACTTCGAGCTTGACGCCAACACCCATCGGGCCTCCGAAGAAGATCCGCAGTACGTTGTTGAATCCGAAAAAACGGGTGCACGGGCGGCGCACAAAGGCTCGGCCCTTACCGAGAAGAAGTAGGCCCATGTCCAACCACCATGATGTAGTCATCATCGGCGGAGGTAATGCTGGGGTATCGCTGGCGGCACGCCTAAGGCGCTACGGGGTCAAGGATATCGCCCTCATTGAGCCCAAGGACCATCACCTCTATCAGCCGCTGTTCTCCCATATTGCCGGTGGCAGGGCTGAGGTCAAGGAGGCCATCCGCAGCCAGTCATCCGTGACGCCCAAGGGAGTTGCCTGGATCAAGGACAAAGCTGTGGATGTAGACACCACCGCCAACGCAGTGTTGCTGGCAACGGGCAGAACCGTAAGCTACCAGCACCTGGTTGTTTGTCCAGGGCTTCAGTACCAGTGGGATGCTGTGCCGGGCTTGGCGGAGGCTGTCCATTCCCCCTACGGCGCTTCGCATTATGAGTTCGAGCTCGCCCCGAAAGCCTGGTCCCTTCTGCGCAGCGTGCGGTCCGGCACCGTAATTTTCACCATGCCATCAGGGCCCATCAAATGTGGGGGTGCCAGTCAGAAGCCGATGTACCTGGCCTGTGACTACTGGCGTGAACAGGGCGTTCTGGACAATATCCGGGTAGTGATGGTGCAGCCCTATCCCACAGTGTTCGGCGTGCCCGAGGTAGACAGGGAGCTTGAGCGGATCATCGCCGCGTACGGCATTGAACTGCGGACAAACAGCGAATTGGTGGCTGTGGATCCCGTAGGCAGGCAGGCAACCATCCGCAACATAGTCACCGGTACAACAGAGGACCTGGCCTACGACGTCCTCAATGCGGTGCCGCCCCAGTCGGCACCGGACTGGCTCGCGGCAACGGACTTGCCGGCCCCTGGCCGGCAGGATGGATTTGTCGAAGTCGATACCGAGACGTTGCGCCACGTCCGCTTCGCTAATATTTGGTCCCTCGGCGACGCCGCAGCCACCACCAATTCCAAGGCCGGCGGCGCGCTGCGGAAGCAGACCAAGGTGCTGGCCAGGAACCTGGTTGCCGCGCGCCGTGGAAAACCGCCGGTGATGAAATACAACGGCTATTCAGTGTGCCCCTTCACCGTCTCCCGCACCACGGTGGTCTTTGCCGAGTTCGATCACCGGTACCGCCCGATGCCCACCTTTCCCCGGGTGCCCACGTGGAAGGAAAGCCGGTTGTCGTGGTGGGTGGACCGCATCATGTTCCCCAAGGTCTACTGGCACATGATCCTCAAAGGCCGGGCCTGAGGAGTCCGTTCCCACCACGGCACCGCGTAGTTTGGGGCTACGGCGTGGGACTTCCACCGTTGACGTTCAAAGTCTCGCCCACCACATAACTTGATTCGGGCGAGGCCAGGAACACATAGGCCGGTGCGAGCTCTGCCGGCTGGCCGGCGCGGCCCAGGGGAGTGGACTGGCCGAACTCCGGCAAGGCTTCCTTGGGCTGGCCGCTGCTGACCTGAAGCGGTGTCCAAATGGGACCCGGGGCCACAGCGTTG from Arthrobacter sp. StoSoilB20 includes these protein-coding regions:
- a CDS encoding SLC13 family permease, translating into MAKTTYQPAPKVESEIRDRSSSSPNRRRRILLLTVAASVILGLVAILFGGAIFNPAATPESEPTMTATQIIPLVILVVMFVVATKWPLNIGVMGLVASFGVGYFMLGMTDKEILADFPSNIVITIIGVTYFFSMAQRNGTIDIIVQNCVRAVRGKTLLLPWVFFLLAASLTALGTFSPAAVALLAPAAIGLAYESRIHPVLMGAFIINGAHAGGFSPLSVAGVLVHDIAVKNGFPISQGALFGASFALNLILSVLTVVLFALLGKLRDGAAGQHADLEARSTRPHGQQILTLGLIAAMLVCALGFHMPIGFVALSAGLLLALVNIKEHQTFIGGVSWSTVLLVAGMITYVSLLQHVGVIDTLAEQALALGAPLLIALVLCYVIGVGSAFASSTALLTAFIPLAGPLLATSSLSASGTVAALAIAATVVDVSPFSTDGALVVANAREDDRQRVYKQLMMYAGGVVLVAPALAWALLVPTGIM
- a CDS encoding PrpF domain-containing protein is translated as MKIEAEWMRGGTSKCWVFETAHLEQTGTDVNELLPRLFGSPDSRQIDGVGGATSTTSKAMILSRPEDEDVDVEFTFAQVGIEEAAVDWGSNCGNCSAVVGLYAIEKGWVSPDGDSTRIVTRNTNTGQIIIQRVSTPNGALPIVPDAEMPGVVFPGYRVGLGFFDPAGKTTGKLLPTGAPTDVILAGGTRWTVSMVDAGAPVVMVRAEELGLDTSRYDTWGAGVELQLDTLDVIRRQAAVRMGLATSPSQAARAVPKLAIVAAPSSNDPVGDVNVMMLSMGKPHPALAITGSIALTLAARTPGTVLNGITGTVSYPTLKLRTPAGVIETWTEQRDGSLLVGVDRTARTIATSIIHLPETLGSAVEASLASATQ
- a CDS encoding LysR family transcriptional regulator, translated to MLNDDTPELFDIRRLALLVEVVEQGSITAAADTMLYTPSAVSQQLRKLEQEVGQPLLNRRSRGVVPTEAGQILAGHARKIVGQMRAARSDLDQIAGLNRGSLTIGTFPTLAGSFLPLVIRAFKKRYPAIGLSVRSARFDELVSDLQSGVTGLCLLWDYPWNRFNDESIRITEVFQESTVILVAKGHPLADREQVEMGELRKESWIVRAEAHPVVEVLQRSAHVAGFEPNIGFLANDYQEAQAMVSVGMGVAMVPKTAVALQHPDVRVLSLGPDAPLRRVLLAQRQDKVYAPAEVAFHSTLVEIARARGHDYL
- a CDS encoding type 1 glutamine amidotransferase domain-containing protein, producing MKKILMVVTSVSELGDTGEKTGYNVAEAAHPWKVFKDSGHFVDFASIKGGQPPRDEVDENDPIQVAFTQDETTRAGLYNTARVDVVDPAQYDAIYLVGGHGTMWDFPDSEGLQNLVAGIYNAGGLVGAVCHGPAGLVNVELDNGFRLVEGRDVAAFTNDEEVAAGKDKVIPFFLADRLEEQGARHVSAGVFEEKVAVDGRLVTGQNPASAAGVAKEMEKLFAEVIHQEKAEEQHEAEAVRAGKDAEKSARKQAGSDAGH
- a CDS encoding ChaB family protein, which encodes MPKTGKNDHARKNELPSTLQRSDQKAQDTFAKTYDSAMESYDGDESRAARTAFASLKHSYEKVGDHWEPKEERGPSDDHAVEGASSDKPTAGGVDANASKEHLYRRARELDIKGRSTMDKDELIHALQKANDAVTRKAREG
- a CDS encoding ABC transporter substrate-binding protein — encoded protein: MPSRSGHTSQAVPLRTLSLPTAALGVAALLALTGCGLSGGQTASTEKVADTNQRIVVDNFRAPVANWALESDAAYILSLSGCLETLTKYDSAQGKVVPFLATEWKQVSPLEWDFTIREGVKFQDGTDLTAEAVAASLNSVLKAKVPARAFSPAIVTAVQATDAKTVRVTTPAENPLVPFRLASVNTGILAPAAYAGATIDPFGHCTGPFTPVSEKAKQSLTLDRNENYWGGKVQLAGAEVRFITNGATRAAQVQTGEADISLSIPASALSTLESAPDVSVLKADSPRTATLYMNNGRAPFNNVDFRKALRSALDLEALAASVYEGAALPATGPFAPSEPWASSEAKAPKQNLDEAKKLLADAGYTADKPLEIIAIVERAEFADVATVIQDNLKDIGVPVTIQAKEYASAEPDVLAGNYDMILSQRNRLIDIADPIGFLTADYTCKGTYNLSHFCNEDYDAIIAEAAKTSNTEERYKLYAKAGQLLNDQAVNLWLVNEQATDAVRSNVLSYAQDPLSRYVLTAQTAKAGS
- a CDS encoding ABC transporter permease, whose protein sequence is MITFLARRTATLVVAVLLSSFAVFLIPYVTPGDPVRKIIRSRVAGDVVDEATVQALADSLGLNDPLPAQYLRWLGDFFTGDMGLSHISRTPVIDQVMPALGITVSLVLVALGAALVVSLPLGIVAALKQGSKTDKLITTVTQSFIAMPEYWLAPLLVLVFALRLAWLPSAGWNTASSIVLPAATLALRPISFFTSAVRSGMIDALEAEHIQAARARGLSHVQTVLQHVIPNGLVPLSTLFAVWFAGLLGGSVIVEVIFAIPGMGRLLYDAVVNSDIPLAQGGVVVVVALAVAITTLADFLHRILSPKVSGALA
- a CDS encoding ABC transporter permease: MAPLRKRSVLDGAAVVILVLIVAAVAAAPWLAPFPPEDQNLAVRLAPPSATHWLGTDHLGRDTLSRLLDGGRFSLVVAALATLLTGIIGLGIGVLSARRKGWVDELFTRTNDVLLALPEMVVALFIVAAMGTGFTSLLVALTVTGWTPFARLARTLAYDVSARGFVEAARVVGCSPSFIVFRHIIPHLAAPMLGQATLRFGQLLISVGALSYLGLGVQPPQSDWGSMVAAAQPYAERAPWGIVAPGLTIFLVALCVTLIGQRTSRRAADPVDVLVVEGQHA